In Streptomyces alboniger, the following are encoded in one genomic region:
- a CDS encoding TetR/AcrR family transcriptional regulator: MTAIEQTEAARPRGTRLPRRARRNQLLGAAQEVFVAQGYHAAAMDDIAERAGVSKPVLYQHFPGKLDLYLALLDQHCESLLQSVRTALASTSDNKLRVAATMDAYFAYVEDEGGAFRLVFESDLTNEAAVRERVDRVTLQCAEAICEVIAEDTGLPSDEAMLLAVGLGGYSQVVARYWLASGSTVPRDKAVQLLTSLAWRGIAGFPLHGTEGH, translated from the coding sequence GTGACAGCCATCGAGCAGACAGAGGCGGCACGCCCGCGGGGCACACGCCTGCCGCGTCGTGCCCGACGCAATCAACTTCTCGGCGCGGCCCAGGAAGTTTTCGTCGCACAGGGTTACCACGCGGCCGCGATGGACGACATCGCCGAGCGCGCCGGGGTCAGCAAGCCGGTGCTCTACCAGCACTTTCCGGGCAAGCTCGACCTCTATCTGGCCCTGCTCGACCAGCACTGCGAGTCACTGCTCCAGTCGGTCCGCACGGCGCTGGCGTCCACCTCGGACAACAAGCTGCGCGTCGCCGCGACGATGGACGCCTACTTCGCGTACGTCGAGGACGAGGGCGGCGCCTTCCGCCTGGTCTTCGAGTCGGACCTGACGAACGAGGCGGCGGTCCGCGAGCGCGTGGACCGCGTGACGCTCCAGTGCGCGGAGGCGATCTGCGAGGTGATCGCCGAGGACACCGGCCTGCCCAGCGACGAGGCGATGCTCCTCGCCGTCGGCCTCGGCGGGTACTCCCAGGTGGTCGCGCGGTACTGGCTGGCCAGTGGCAGCACGGTCCCGCGGGACAAGGCGGTGCAGCTGCTCACGTCACTCGCGTGGCGCGGTATCGCGGGCTTCCCGCTGCACGGCACCGAGGGCCACTGA
- a CDS encoding alpha/beta fold hydrolase, with the protein MSSTELPNLLAATAAPKPGAVAVAEGERLDSVALPGLTLTVRSRPSVRAGLPPALYVHGFGGSSQNWSALMPLLEDVVDCEAIDLPGFGDSPPPDDSDYSITGQARAVIRHLDARARGPVHLFGNSLGGAVTTRVAAVRPDLVRTLTLISPALPELRVQRTAVPTGLIAVPGVAGLFARLTRGWTAEQRVRGVMELCYGDPGKVTPEGFSAAVREMERRLQLPYFWDATTRTARGIVNAYTLGGQHGLWRQAERVLAPTLLVYGGRDLLVSYRMARRATAAFRDSRLLTLPEAGHVAMMEDPESVATAFRELLVDLGELSGPRARGARGVRESRELRDSRELRDSRTDSGS; encoded by the coding sequence ATGTCTTCGACCGAGCTGCCGAACCTGCTGGCCGCCACCGCCGCGCCCAAACCCGGTGCCGTCGCGGTCGCGGAGGGTGAACGGCTCGACTCGGTCGCCCTGCCCGGACTCACGCTGACCGTGCGGTCGCGGCCCTCGGTCCGCGCCGGACTCCCGCCCGCGCTGTACGTCCACGGCTTCGGCGGCTCCTCGCAGAACTGGTCGGCCCTGATGCCGCTCCTTGAGGACGTCGTCGACTGCGAGGCGATCGACCTGCCCGGGTTCGGGGACTCGCCCCCACCGGACGACAGCGACTACTCGATCACCGGGCAGGCCCGCGCGGTCATCCGCCACCTCGACGCCCGCGCCCGTGGACCCGTCCACCTGTTCGGGAATTCACTGGGCGGCGCCGTCACGACACGCGTCGCCGCGGTGCGCCCCGATCTCGTACGTACGTTGACCCTGATCTCGCCCGCACTGCCCGAGCTGCGGGTGCAGCGCACGGCGGTACCGACCGGGCTGATCGCGGTTCCGGGTGTCGCGGGGCTCTTCGCGCGGCTCACCAGGGGGTGGACGGCCGAGCAGCGGGTGCGGGGCGTGATGGAGCTCTGTTACGGCGACCCGGGCAAGGTGACGCCGGAAGGCTTCAGCGCGGCGGTCCGGGAGATGGAGCGCAGGCTCCAGCTCCCCTACTTCTGGGACGCGACGACGCGCACGGCCCGCGGGATCGTGAACGCGTACACCCTGGGCGGCCAGCACGGGCTCTGGCGGCAGGCCGAGCGGGTGCTCGCGCCGACCCTGCTCGTCTACGGCGGGCGCGATCTCCTCGTCTCGTACCGCATGGCACGCAGGGCGACCGCCGCGTTCCGCGACTCGCGGCTGCTCACGCTGCCCGAGGCCGGGCATGTGGCGATGATGGAGGACCCGGAGAGCGTGGCTACCGCCTTCCGTGAACTGCTCGTCGATCTGGGGGAGTTGAGCGGGCCCCGCGCCCGGGGTGCTCGGGGCGTCCGGGAGTCCCGTGAACTCCGTGACTCCCGTGAACTCCGCGACTCCCGTACGGATTCGGGGAGCTGA
- a CDS encoding DUF3152 domain-containing protein, translating to MGRHSRRGPAGTPADKAETTASAGTTGTTGNAGATETTGTAARASGSGGPAAQGGGPLPGQVPGPGTGRRRRGPADEGTPAHGTPAHGTPQSTPSHGVPGVRGGHPEQREPGGGWGDVSDAGSGPHPGAGHGIPGPRQDRSAPRQDYVEAFTDGGGDPYASVTDWNGVPEPGPGPDVEGGGGKRGGRARLLTGIAAAAVITVLGVVVASQVTGGADDSDDRPQAAPGGGARDTDDPASRSDERPPPPGGPAIKPDAAPVTYGQKMGEKYPLDAKLKASGDFEAMPGFDKAPGKGQVFRYRVDVEKGLGLDGPLFAQAVQKTLNDKRSWAHAGARAFERISSGKPDFVITLASPGTTAAWCAKSGLDTTQDNVSCDSAATDRVMINAYRWAQGAKTYGDAIHPYRQMLINHEVGHRLGFNHTDCTKDGDLAPVMQQQTKFLEHDGIKCKANPWAFPKD from the coding sequence GTGGGACGACACAGCCGCCGCGGCCCGGCAGGCACACCGGCGGACAAGGCTGAGACGACCGCCTCAGCAGGCACGACCGGCACGACCGGCAATGCCGGCGCGACGGAGACGACTGGAACGGCTGCCCGCGCGAGCGGCTCGGGCGGCCCGGCGGCGCAGGGCGGTGGCCCGCTTCCGGGTCAGGTCCCGGGGCCCGGCACGGGCCGCCGCAGGCGCGGGCCCGCCGACGAGGGGACACCGGCGCACGGCACCCCCGCGCACGGCACCCCTCAGTCGACGCCGTCCCACGGAGTTCCGGGGGTCCGCGGTGGGCACCCCGAGCAGCGGGAGCCCGGCGGTGGCTGGGGTGACGTCTCCGATGCGGGGTCGGGTCCGCACCCGGGTGCCGGGCACGGCATACCGGGCCCGCGGCAGGATCGTTCCGCCCCACGCCAGGACTACGTGGAAGCCTTTACCGACGGGGGCGGGGATCCGTACGCCTCCGTCACCGACTGGAACGGCGTCCCCGAGCCCGGGCCCGGCCCGGACGTCGAGGGCGGCGGTGGCAAGAGGGGCGGGCGGGCCCGTCTCCTGACCGGCATCGCGGCGGCCGCCGTGATCACCGTGCTCGGGGTCGTCGTCGCGAGTCAGGTCACCGGCGGCGCGGACGACTCCGACGACCGGCCCCAGGCCGCACCCGGCGGCGGCGCGCGTGACACCGACGACCCGGCCTCTCGCTCCGACGAGCGCCCGCCCCCGCCCGGGGGGCCCGCCATCAAACCGGACGCCGCCCCGGTGACGTACGGCCAGAAAATGGGTGAGAAATACCCGCTGGACGCCAAGCTCAAGGCGTCCGGCGACTTCGAAGCGATGCCGGGGTTCGACAAGGCGCCCGGAAAGGGGCAGGTCTTCCGCTATCGCGTCGACGTCGAGAAAGGGCTCGGTCTCGACGGCCCGCTCTTCGCGCAGGCCGTGCAGAAAACCCTGAACGACAAACGGAGTTGGGCGCACGCCGGGGCCCGCGCCTTCGAGCGCATCTCGTCGGGCAAGCCCGATTTCGTCATCACGCTGGCGAGTCCGGGAACCACCGCCGCCTGGTGCGCGAAATCCGGACTCGACACGACCCAGGACAACGTGTCGTGCGATTCCGCGGCGACCGACCGCGTGATGATCAACGCCTATCGGTGGGCGCAGGGCGCCAAGACCTACGGCGACGCCATCCACCCCTACCGTCAGATGCTGATCAACCACGAGGTCGGGCACCGGCTCGGTTTCAACCACACGGACTGCACGAAGGACGGGGACCTCGCGCCCGTCATGCAGCAGCAGACCAAGTTCCTGGAGCACGACGGGATCAAGTGCAAGGCCAACCCCTGGGCGTTCCCCAAGGATTGA
- a CDS encoding amidohydrolase family protein: MTALKTGPETDRETSPADEEPADEKIDAFCHILPRACADRLFALDDVPALANLRRRVMDIPALVDLDVRFRQMDEFPGYRQLINLAAPPAEDFGTPRSAVHYVRMANDALADLTAGHPDRFAGFCAAVALTDVDAAVVELDRAVGELGAVGVQIYTHVQGHALDEHRFAPFWARAAELDVLVQVHPCRNATWPDYPAERRSRYEIWWTLGWEYDLSAFMARIVFGGILERHPSLKLLIHHGGSMIPHFSGRVGPGWDQLGSRTPPEQRADTEGPPLSKRPLDYFRMFYADTALFGAPHALRCALDFFGPERVLFASDSPYDPEKGPGYIRSSLADVHRMDLAPGERAAILAGNLRRLTKGRLTG; this comes from the coding sequence GTGACCGCCTTGAAGACGGGCCCCGAGACCGACCGAGAGACGAGCCCCGCGGACGAGGAGCCCGCGGACGAGAAGATCGATGCCTTCTGCCACATCCTCCCCAGGGCCTGCGCCGACCGGCTGTTCGCCCTCGACGACGTCCCCGCGCTGGCCAACCTCCGCCGCCGGGTGATGGACATCCCCGCCCTCGTCGACCTGGACGTGCGCTTCCGTCAGATGGACGAGTTCCCCGGCTACCGCCAGCTGATCAACCTGGCCGCGCCGCCCGCCGAGGACTTCGGCACGCCCCGCTCAGCCGTCCACTACGTCCGCATGGCCAACGACGCCCTGGCGGACCTGACCGCCGGACACCCGGACCGGTTCGCGGGCTTCTGCGCCGCGGTCGCCCTCACCGACGTGGACGCCGCCGTCGTGGAACTCGACCGGGCCGTAGGCGAGTTGGGTGCCGTGGGCGTCCAGATCTACACCCACGTACAGGGCCACGCCCTGGACGAGCACCGCTTCGCGCCGTTCTGGGCGCGCGCCGCCGAGCTGGACGTTCTCGTGCAGGTCCACCCCTGCCGCAACGCCACCTGGCCCGACTATCCCGCCGAGCGACGCTCCCGCTACGAGATCTGGTGGACCCTCGGCTGGGAGTACGACCTGTCCGCCTTCATGGCCCGCATCGTCTTCGGCGGCATCCTGGAGCGCCACCCCTCGCTGAAGCTGCTCATCCACCACGGCGGCAGCATGATCCCCCACTTCTCCGGGCGCGTCGGCCCCGGCTGGGACCAGCTCGGCTCCCGCACCCCGCCCGAGCAGCGGGCCGACACCGAAGGACCACCGCTGTCCAAGCGGCCCCTCGACTACTTCCGGATGTTCTACGCCGACACCGCCCTCTTCGGCGCCCCGCACGCCCTGCGCTGCGCCCTCGACTTCTTCGGCCCCGAGCGGGTCCTCTTCGCCTCCGACAGCCCCTACGACCCCGAGAAGGGGCCGGGGTACATCCGGTCCTCCCTCGCGGATGTGCACCGCATGGACCTCGCTCCGGGGGAACGCGCCGCGATCCTCGCGGGCAATTTGCGGCGCCTCACGAAGGGCCGGCTGACCGGCTGA
- a CDS encoding LacI family DNA-binding transcriptional regulator, with protein MTGTTATPPPPRRGTGRRPTMADVARAAGVNPSTVSRALDDRHPFSRGDTAARIRQIAEQLGYTPNPAAASLRRQSTRTIGVVMSSITGTVMAMLYEEIAEACRDHGLDALLATTHDDLEAETAIGRLLLSRRVDGLIMATARLEGPGGFLPELAADGTPFVLALRTDGHSPAVLGDDRLGGYLAARHLLDLGHRRIGMIAGPTYASNALGRVAGLREALAEAGVEMDDRLVRPSDFSMESGESTAAELLALPDGQRPTALVTVSDNTAVGALAAARRRGLAVPDDLSVVGYNDTPLAARLPIPLTSVRVPLREIGRGAVDMLLRIRQGRPVRSTAHAPTLIPRESTATARGIL; from the coding sequence ATGACCGGAACGACCGCCACCCCGCCCCCGCCCCGGCGGGGCACGGGCCGCCGCCCGACCATGGCCGACGTGGCACGCGCGGCGGGAGTGAACCCGTCCACCGTCTCCCGGGCCCTGGACGACCGGCACCCCTTCTCCCGCGGTGACACCGCGGCCCGGATCAGACAGATCGCCGAGCAGCTCGGCTACACCCCCAACCCGGCCGCGGCCAGCCTGCGCCGGCAGAGCACCCGCACGATCGGCGTCGTCATGTCCAGCATCACCGGCACGGTGATGGCCATGCTGTACGAGGAGATCGCCGAGGCCTGCCGCGACCACGGCCTGGACGCGCTCCTCGCCACCACTCACGACGACCTCGAAGCCGAGACGGCCATCGGCAGACTGCTGCTCAGCCGCCGGGTGGACGGGCTGATCATGGCCACCGCACGGCTCGAAGGGCCCGGCGGCTTCCTGCCCGAACTGGCCGCCGACGGCACGCCCTTCGTCCTGGCGCTGCGCACCGACGGACACAGTCCCGCGGTCCTCGGCGACGACAGGCTCGGCGGCTATCTGGCGGCCCGCCACCTCCTGGACCTGGGACACCGGAGGATCGGCATGATCGCGGGACCGACCTACGCCTCCAACGCCCTGGGCCGCGTCGCCGGTCTGCGCGAGGCACTCGCCGAAGCGGGCGTCGAGATGGACGACCGCCTGGTGCGGCCCTCGGACTTCTCGATGGAGAGCGGCGAGAGCACGGCGGCGGAGCTGCTGGCGCTGCCGGACGGGCAACGCCCCACCGCACTGGTGACGGTGAGCGACAACACCGCGGTCGGCGCGCTCGCCGCCGCCCGTCGCCGCGGCCTCGCCGTCCCCGACGACCTGTCCGTCGTCGGCTACAACGACACGCCTCTGGCCGCCCGGCTCCCGATCCCCCTGACCAGCGTGCGCGTCCCCCTGAGGGAGATCGGACGGGGCGCGGTCGACATGCTGCTGCGGATCAGGCAGGGGCGTCCCGTCCGCTCGACCGCGCACGCCCCCACCCTCATTCCGCGCGAATCCACGGCAACCGCGAGAGGAATCCTGTGA
- a CDS encoding ABC transporter substrate-binding protein translates to MTDSSRPPRSGVVALTSAALASVMLAGLLTSCGSGGGGSGRSFTVALTEPDITSVPLMEAVDQVRAAGYDVTIEETAEPELAVEGLIRGDYQFSAEATGPALMAIARGAPLRIVADMVGNQWAVYGAAATGDCGDLDGRAFGIFSEGAMATAMVRRWIEEACPEGARPQFLTIGDSETRTQALLGGEITATALEQSDAAHLAKSAKGRSLKRLADFRQVFPGLHPQTVYADEGYLEEHPEPAQALIDALIDVQRKINEEPGHLAGLVREHLPDTYAEDDLEDIAAPYVEQKLFDAAALTPAGVQDTIDFFVDTGAIEPMDAAHVADLSFLDRNRTKRGGTS, encoded by the coding sequence TTGACGGATTCATCCCGGCCGCCGCGTTCCGGGGTGGTGGCCCTGACCTCGGCGGCCCTGGCCTCGGTGATGCTGGCGGGGCTCCTCACCTCCTGCGGGAGCGGAGGCGGTGGCTCCGGGCGCTCCTTCACCGTCGCGCTGACCGAGCCGGACATCACCTCCGTACCGCTGATGGAAGCCGTGGACCAGGTCCGTGCCGCGGGTTACGACGTGACGATCGAGGAGACCGCGGAGCCGGAACTCGCCGTCGAGGGGCTCATCCGCGGCGACTACCAGTTCTCGGCCGAGGCCACGGGGCCGGCCCTGATGGCCATCGCGCGGGGCGCCCCGCTGCGCATCGTCGCCGACATGGTGGGCAATCAATGGGCCGTCTACGGAGCTGCCGCCACCGGCGACTGCGGTGACCTCGACGGCCGGGCCTTCGGCATCTTCAGCGAGGGCGCCATGGCCACCGCCATGGTGCGCCGGTGGATCGAGGAGGCGTGCCCCGAGGGCGCCCGCCCCCAGTTCCTGACCATCGGCGACTCGGAGACCAGGACGCAGGCGCTGCTGGGCGGGGAGATCACCGCCACCGCCCTGGAGCAGAGCGACGCCGCCCACCTGGCCAAGAGCGCCAAGGGCCGATCGCTGAAGCGCCTGGCCGACTTCCGCCAGGTCTTCCCGGGGCTGCACCCGCAGACCGTGTACGCCGACGAGGGCTACTTGGAGGAGCACCCGGAGCCCGCCCAGGCCCTGATCGACGCCCTCATCGACGTACAGCGGAAGATCAACGAGGAACCGGGTCATCTCGCCGGGCTCGTCCGCGAGCACCTGCCCGACACGTACGCCGAGGACGACCTCGAAGACATCGCCGCCCCCTACGTCGAACAGAAGCTGTTCGACGCCGCCGCGCTCACCCCGGCAGGTGTGCAGGACACCATCGACTTCTTCGTGGACACCGGGGCCATCGAGCCGATGGACGCCGCCCACGTGGCAGATCTCAGCTTCTTGGACCGCAACCGGACCAAGAGGGGCGGCACCTCATGA
- a CDS encoding ABC transporter permease has protein sequence MTNAADSADPTHPAGPAGPAPHPRAPGRTRRLLGLGADLPYQLLTLVVVAAVWEAYARTHDSILLPTFTETAAATVKLLGEGELWRAAWISNQALVLGFLAAVALGVPAGLLLGRFSTIERYTDVYLSILLVTPMAGIIPLLVMSVGFGLASRVILVALFSVVMAVTSARAGIRQIDPSLIEMSRTFGASEAQIWRRVLIPGAMPAIMTGIRLALGRAVTGMVVVELLMVSVGYGGLILTYRSHFDAPALYAVVVIVLSEAVLLISAARWIERRATPWIEHRTASSAPAHTSPRSTA, from the coding sequence ATGACGAACGCGGCCGACTCCGCCGACCCCACCCACCCCGCCGGACCTGCCGGGCCCGCGCCCCACCCCCGGGCGCCCGGACGGACGCGACGGCTCCTCGGTCTCGGCGCCGACCTGCCCTACCAGCTGCTCACGCTGGTGGTCGTCGCCGCCGTGTGGGAGGCGTACGCCCGTACGCACGACAGCATCCTGCTGCCCACCTTCACCGAAACGGCAGCGGCCACAGTGAAGTTGCTCGGCGAGGGCGAGCTGTGGCGGGCCGCCTGGATCAGCAATCAGGCCCTCGTCCTCGGCTTCCTCGCGGCGGTCGCCCTGGGCGTTCCCGCCGGGCTCCTGCTGGGGCGGTTCAGCACGATCGAGCGCTATACGGACGTCTACCTCAGCATCCTCCTCGTGACCCCGATGGCCGGGATCATCCCGCTCCTCGTGATGTCCGTGGGGTTCGGCCTGGCCTCCCGCGTCATCCTGGTGGCGCTCTTCTCCGTGGTCATGGCCGTCACCAGCGCCCGCGCCGGAATCCGCCAGATCGACCCCTCGCTGATCGAGATGAGCCGCACGTTCGGCGCGAGCGAGGCCCAGATCTGGCGCCGCGTCCTCATCCCCGGCGCCATGCCCGCCATCATGACCGGCATCCGGCTCGCCCTCGGACGCGCCGTCACCGGAATGGTCGTCGTGGAACTCCTCATGGTCTCCGTCGGCTACGGCGGCCTGATCCTCACCTACCGCAGCCACTTCGACGCGCCCGCGCTCTACGCGGTGGTCGTCATCGTCCTGTCCGAAGCCGTCCTGCTGATCTCCGCGGCCCGCTGGATCGAACGCAGGGCGACCCCGTGGATCGAGCACAGGACGGCCTCCAGCGCGCCGGCCCACACCTCACCGAGGAGCACCGCATGA
- a CDS encoding ABC transporter ATP-binding protein, with product MIEIKNLTKRFPGRRGETVHALSEVELTIADDEFVTVLGPSGCGKTTLLRALAGLTGWDEGDILVDGEPVRTPGPERAMVFQDFALLPWADVLDNVAFGLQLRGEPRSRRRATARELVELVGLDGFEDRLPGELSGGMRQRVGLARALAVRPRVLLMDEPFGALDEQTRRILQEELLTIWERRRLTVVFITHSIEEAVLLGDRVVLMSPRPGRIADIVPVDIPRPRSVDLHGLGRTEEFTCLTTHLWERLRAMRPDRATQPEGASRPDRAGARP from the coding sequence ATGATCGAGATCAAGAACCTCACCAAGCGCTTCCCCGGCCGCCGCGGCGAAACGGTCCACGCGCTGAGCGAAGTCGAACTCACCATCGCCGACGACGAGTTCGTCACCGTGCTCGGACCGAGCGGCTGCGGCAAGACCACCCTGCTGCGCGCCCTCGCCGGGCTGACCGGCTGGGACGAGGGCGACATCCTGGTGGACGGGGAACCCGTACGCACACCCGGCCCCGAGCGCGCCATGGTCTTCCAGGACTTCGCCCTGCTGCCGTGGGCCGACGTCCTGGACAACGTGGCCTTCGGACTCCAGCTGCGCGGGGAGCCGAGGAGCCGGCGCCGCGCCACCGCCCGCGAACTGGTCGAACTCGTCGGCCTCGACGGCTTCGAGGACCGGCTGCCGGGCGAACTCTCCGGCGGCATGCGGCAGCGCGTCGGCCTCGCCCGCGCCCTGGCCGTCCGGCCCCGCGTGCTGCTCATGGACGAGCCCTTCGGAGCCCTGGACGAGCAGACCCGCCGCATCCTCCAGGAGGAACTCCTCACCATCTGGGAGCGCCGGCGCCTCACCGTCGTCTTCATCACCCACAGCATCGAAGAAGCGGTCCTGCTCGGCGACCGCGTCGTCCTGATGAGCCCGCGGCCCGGCCGCATCGCCGACATCGTTCCCGTGGACATCCCCCGGCCGCGCTCCGTCGACCTCCACGGCCTGGGCCGTACCGAGGAGTTCACCTGCCTCACCACGCATCTGTGGGAGCGCCTGCGCGCCATGCGCCCCGACCGCGCCACGCAGCCCGAGGGTGCCTCACGCCCCGACCGTGCCGGAGCCCGCCCGTGA
- a CDS encoding ABC transporter permease: MIPRRGPAALLPPLGGLLAGAVLWETASRTADAAFLPPLTRVLARLTELTADGRILPSLLSSVLNLVLGLAVSLAAGLTLGTLMGRYRAAEAALGIYMYALLTAPSLVFAPVFFSLFGPGRTSIVAVVVMYSLFVIVITTASAVRGVPAQLLEMGRVYGAGERQLLFRVVLPAALPMAMAGIRLGVGRAVAGMINGEMFIAVVGLGRLLTEAGGSFDSATVLAVLLVVVAVALVAIGITHWVDRRLTGWLPETSRT, translated from the coding sequence GTGATCCCCCGCCGCGGCCCGGCGGCCCTCCTGCCCCCGCTGGGCGGACTCCTCGCGGGCGCGGTCCTGTGGGAGACGGCCTCCCGTACGGCCGACGCCGCCTTCCTCCCACCGCTCACCCGGGTGCTCGCCCGGCTCACCGAACTGACCGCCGACGGGAGGATCCTGCCCAGCCTGCTCTCCAGCGTGCTCAACCTCGTCCTGGGCCTCGCCGTCTCACTGGCCGCAGGCCTCACCCTGGGCACCCTCATGGGCCGCTACCGAGCGGCGGAAGCCGCGCTCGGCATCTACATGTACGCGCTGCTGACGGCGCCCTCCCTCGTCTTCGCCCCGGTGTTCTTCTCCCTCTTCGGCCCCGGCCGCACCTCCATCGTGGCCGTGGTGGTGATGTACTCCCTTTTCGTCATCGTCATCACCACCGCCTCCGCGGTACGCGGCGTCCCCGCCCAACTCCTCGAAATGGGGCGGGTGTACGGGGCCGGCGAGCGGCAACTCCTCTTCAGGGTCGTGCTGCCCGCCGCGCTGCCGATGGCCATGGCCGGTATCCGGCTCGGTGTCGGCCGGGCCGTCGCCGGGATGATCAACGGTGAGATGTTCATCGCCGTGGTCGGCCTCGGCCGGCTCCTCACCGAAGCCGGGGGCAGCTTCGACAGCGCCACCGTGCTCGCCGTCCTCCTGGTCGTCGTCGCCGTCGCCCTCGTCGCCATCGGCATCACCCACTGGGTCGACCGCAGGCTCACCGGCTGGCTCCCCGAGACCTCCCGCACCTGA
- a CDS encoding Ms4533A family Cys-rich leader peptide, producing MSNRHAPASAAIELALLGVTALCVADIHCR from the coding sequence ATGTCGAACCGTCACGCCCCTGCGAGCGCAGCCATCGAGCTGGCGCTGCTCGGCGTGACCGCGCTCTGCGTGGCCGACATCCACTGTCGCTGA
- a CDS encoding ABC transporter substrate-binding protein — protein sequence MRRNSAIARRVAAASVSLALATGAAACAGPKDNDSGSGGGKPAKGGTLTVLNRNPQTDFDPARLYTSGGGNVPSLVFRTLTTRNREDGAKGAEVVPDLATDLGKPSKNATVWTYTLKKGLKYEDGTPITSTDVKYGIERSFAPELSGGAPYLRDWLVGGDKYQGPYKDKSGKGLASIETPDERTIVFHLNKPEGEFPYLATQTQFTPVPKSKDKGTKYEEHPVSSGPYKVVKNENDGERLRLERNPHWSAKTDAERKAYPDVIDVRSGLDSSVINQRLSASQGADAAAVTTDTNLGPAELAKVTADKELASHVGTGHFGYTNYLAFNPKVKPFDDPKVRQAISYAVDRSSVVNAAGGSSLAEPATTYLPNQKSFGYTKYDHFPAGPNGNPKKARELLKEAGHKDGLTITLTHSNAKDFETSPEIATAVQDALKKAGITVKLAGLEENDYSDKVHSAQDEPGLFLAHWGADWPSGGPFLAPIFDGRQIVKDGANFNSGFLDDQSVNDEIDEINKLTDLDAAAARWGALDKRIGKKALTVPLFHPVYKRLYGKDVKNVVISDWTGVLDVSQVAVK from the coding sequence ATGCGCCGAAATTCCGCCATAGCCCGCCGCGTGGCAGCGGCATCCGTCAGCCTGGCCCTGGCCACGGGCGCCGCCGCCTGCGCGGGCCCGAAGGACAACGACTCCGGGAGCGGCGGCGGGAAACCGGCCAAGGGCGGCACGCTCACGGTCCTCAACCGAAACCCGCAGACCGACTTCGACCCCGCGCGGCTCTACACCTCCGGCGGCGGCAACGTGCCGAGCCTCGTCTTCCGCACCCTGACCACCCGCAACCGCGAGGACGGCGCCAAGGGCGCGGAGGTCGTCCCCGACCTCGCCACGGATCTGGGCAAGCCGAGCAAGAACGCCACGGTATGGACGTACACCTTGAAGAAGGGGCTCAAGTACGAGGACGGCACACCGATCACGTCCACCGACGTGAAGTACGGCATCGAGCGTTCGTTCGCCCCCGAACTCAGCGGCGGCGCTCCCTACTTGCGGGACTGGCTCGTCGGAGGCGACAAGTACCAGGGCCCCTACAAGGACAAGAGCGGCAAGGGGCTCGCCTCCATCGAGACGCCGGACGAGCGGACCATCGTCTTCCATCTGAACAAGCCCGAGGGCGAGTTCCCCTACCTCGCCACCCAGACGCAGTTCACGCCCGTCCCCAAGAGCAAGGACAAGGGCACGAAGTACGAGGAGCACCCGGTCTCCTCCGGGCCCTACAAGGTCGTCAAGAACGAGAACGACGGCGAACGGCTGCGTCTGGAGCGCAATCCGCACTGGTCGGCGAAGACCGACGCCGAGCGCAAGGCCTACCCGGACGTCATCGACGTACGCTCCGGACTCGACTCGTCCGTCATCAACCAGCGGCTCTCCGCGAGCCAGGGCGCGGACGCCGCCGCCGTCACCACCGACACCAACCTCGGCCCCGCCGAACTCGCCAAGGTCACCGCCGACAAGGAACTCGCCTCACACGTCGGCACCGGACACTTCGGCTACACCAACTACCTCGCCTTCAACCCGAAGGTGAAGCCCTTCGACGACCCCAAGGTGCGCCAGGCCATCTCGTACGCCGTCGACCGCTCCTCGGTCGTCAACGCCGCCGGCGGCTCCTCGCTCGCCGAGCCCGCCACCACCTACCTGCCGAACCAGAAGTCCTTCGGATACACGAAGTACGACCACTTCCCCGCGGGCCCGAACGGCAATCCGAAGAAGGCCAGGGAACTGCTGAAGGAGGCCGGTCACAAGGACGGGCTCACCATCACGCTCACCCACTCCAACGCCAAGGACTTCGAGACCAGCCCCGAGATCGCGACCGCGGTCCAGGACGCCCTGAAGAAGGCCGGCATCACCGTCAAGCTGGCGGGACTCGAGGAGAACGACTACTCCGACAAGGTCCACAGCGCGCAGGACGAGCCCGGCCTCTTCCTCGCCCACTGGGGCGCCGACTGGCCCTCCGGCGGCCCCTTCCTCGCCCCGATCTTCGACGGCCGGCAGATCGTGAAGGACGGCGCCAACTTCAACTCCGGTTTCCTCGACGACCAGTCCGTCAACGACGAGATCGACGAGATCAACAAGCTCACCGACCTCGACGCCGCCGCCGCGCGCTGGGGCGCCCTCGACAAGAGGATCGGGAAGAAGGCGCTCACCGTGCCGCTCTTCCACCCCGTCTACAAGCGCCTGTACGGCAAGGACGTCAAGAACGTCGTCATCAGTGACTGGACCGGTGTGCTCGACGTCTCCCAGGTCGCGGTGAAGTAG